The Musa acuminata AAA Group cultivar baxijiao chromosome BXJ1-3, Cavendish_Baxijiao_AAA, whole genome shotgun sequence genome window below encodes:
- the LOC103977751 gene encoding uncharacterized protein LOC103977751, protein MEVDEPRRSHHSPRRVDPIEEHLIDQGFLPSKDEGGKDDIHGLTKHESRVLAKKCGDRDRFACGRRFGIGDVVWAKAFAYTWWPGRIEKVRGSSAWVSFYGCVKSRLVRVVEIHGFEESYARMLRIGGVKLSDVVRLALEDLQRRTALGLMCSCRSSAMGVSEDLDDQIAEATRFEPMEMLGFVLDVATSAWVGEGETVKAVRMSVQVSVYRQHVSICQNSEIDERFCPGKLLDFVTTMAVCWSIDDCDSSSDSKAVAQLDGYRKFVSVCPSRRNLQIVELEDNFLSDESEDYFHEMSDSSSDGEIVVEAREVTEDNHLFDRQEDFEVVQYQVQGDEICMVNRADFSLFDLDEEYESLQDHELEQVAYHAGSTWENIYMSEKLEMQNSTTGISLEEGTETTSTKAFAFTSDVNQIADNGTCYKSDEQTIDCFSSCQSNNLCKNTVDLSADKFASPGEVIDYDGISFDDSGTENLKQQDGNVTIFEHKDMHSAVGTVSSDESSLLQIVPLVGRQLVINHQNDQETQIPTEAVNVSHKIQFSSEVDPIVNLGGNLEIIPRLGSLKRTAWQSACKKRRLDHPSSSKSSFMLLKGLEPDGEAIASAVNMTGCCTAPHPGEGGISEKSVSRKALMLSGSDKDMSPSAKNSIVSCGTNQMKGDMRGYCSTFLLKLTNQTKFHRKKRHDLPITSDMSNWTRFYVSPLARDISKSSSNLRKPSTTDRGSGYHKSLHMKFPKDFNLPTREELENKFGVFGPLECSRTRVFSYTGAAQVVFVDHADAAAAYRYVKKKSIFGEANVRFWFDEHENFRKEQKSDDLPVPLVGHSSLYLTSCHQVPDTLHISDKKKNCSANSEHVSDDISVHMEERSSLSFKTYHQTPDAVHRSDKKKSCSTNNGTTSVPNFNNSSLNLKSCLRKPDSPQGKDKRCKVRFIIET, encoded by the exons ATGGAGGTGGATGAACCGCGACGCAGTCATCATTCTCCACGCCGCGTTGATCCTATCGAAGAACATTTAATCGATCAAGGGTTTTTGCCTTCGAAAGACGAGGGCGGGAAGGACGACATCCACGGGCTGACGAAGCATGAATCTAGGGTTTTAGCGAAGAAGTGCGGTGACCGCGATCGGTTTGCTTGTGGGAGGAGGTTCGGGATAGGAGATGTTGTTTGGGCAAAGGCCTTCGCTTACACTTGGTGGCCCGGCCGAATCGAGAAGGTGAGAGGTTCCTCGGCTTGGGTGTCGTTCTATGGTTGCGTCAAGTCTCGGTTGGTTCGGGTTGTGGAAATCCATGGATTTGAGGAGAGTTATGCGCGGATGCTGAGGATAGGTGGGGTGAAGTTGTCCGATGTGGTCAGACTTGCTTTGGAAGACTTGCAGCGGAGGACTGCTTTAGGTTTGATGTGTTCTTGCAGGAGTTCGGCTATGGGAGTTAGTGAAGATTTGGATGATCAGATTGCTGAAGCGACGAGGTTTGAGCCCATGGAGATGTTGGGTTTTGTGCTTGATGTGGCGACTTCGGCTTGGGTTGGTGAAGGAGAAACCGTGAAGGCTGTTAGGATGTCAGTGCAGGTTTCTGTCTACCGGCAACATGTGTCGATATGTCAGAATAGTGAAATAGATGAAAGGTTTTGCCCAGGTAAATTGTTGGATTTTGTCACCACGATGGCTGTTTGTTGGTCCATTGATGATTGTGACTCTAGCAGTGATTCAAAAGCAGTGGCACAACTCGATGGATATAGGAAATTTGTTTCGGTCTGCCCAAGTAGAAGGAATCTGCAAATTGTGGAACTGGAAGACAACTTCCTCAGCGATGAGTCCGAAG ATTATTTCCATGAGATGTCTGATTCATCATCCGATGGTGAGATAGTAGTTGAAGCACGAGAAGTTACAGAAGACAATCATTTATTTGATAGACAAGAAGATTTTGAGGTTGTTCAATATCAAGTTCAGGGTGATGAGATATGCATGGTCAACAGGGCAGATTTCAGTCTCTTTGATCTAGATGAGGAATATGAATCTCTGCAGGATCATGAATTAGAACAAGTAGCTTATCATGCAGGTTCAACTTGGGAAAATATCTATATGAGTGAAAAACTTGAGATGCAAAACTCAACAACTGGAATATCATTAGAAGAAGGTACTGAGACAACATCCACAAAGGCCTTTGCTTTCACAAGTGATGTTAATCAGATTGCAGATAATGGGACTTGTTATAAATCAGATGAACAAACTATAGACTGCTTCTCTTCTTGTCAATCAAATAATTTGTGCAAAAATACAGTAGATTTGAGTGCCGATAAATTTGCTTCACCTGGTGAGGTTATTGATTATGATGGAATTTCTTTCGATGATTCGGGAACAGAAAACCTGAAACAACAGGATGGGAATGTTACTATTTTTGAGCATAAAGATATGCACTCTGCAGTAGGAACAGTGTCTTCAGATGAAAGCTCTTTGCTTCAAATTGTGCCATTGGTAGGCAGGCAGTTGGTCATCAACCATCAGAATGATCAGGAAACACAAATTCCAACTGAAGCAGTGAATGTGAGCCATAAAATTCAATTTTCATCTGAGGTTGATCCAATTGTTAATCTAGGGGGCAATTTGGAAATTATTCCCAGATTGGGTTCTCTGAAAAGAACTGCTTGGCAAAGTGCCTGTAAAAAAAGGAGGCTTGATCATCCTTCTTCTTCCAAAAGTTCGTTTATGTTGCTAAAAGGCCTGGAACCAGATGGAGAAGCTATAGCAAGTGCTGTGAACATGACTGGATGTTGCACTGCTCCTCATCCTGGTGAGGGGGGTATATCTGAAAAATCTGTTTCTAGAAAAGCTCTGATGCTGTCTGGGTCTGACAAAGATATGTCTCCTTCTGCAAAGAACTCTATTGTTTCTTGTGGAACTAATCAAATGAAAGGTGATATGAGAGGTTATTGCAGCACTTTTTTATTGAAACTTACAAATCAGACTAAATTCCACAGGAAAAAAAGGCATGATCTTCCTATTACTTCTGACATGTCCAACTGGACCAGATTTTATGTGTCTCCTCTGGCAAGAGACATCTCAAAATCAAGCAGCAATCTAAGAAAGCCTTCGACGACTGATAGAGGCAGTGGATATCACAAATCATTACATATGAAGTTCCCGAAAGATTTCAATCTTCCTACAagagaagagcttgagaacaagttTGGAGTATTTGGACCATTGGAATGTTCAAGAACTAGGGTTTTCTCCTACACAGGTGCTGCCCAAGTGGTTTTTGTTGACCATGCGGATGCTGCTGCTGCCTATAGATATGTGAAGAAGAAAAGTATATTTGGTGAAGCCAATGTACGTTTTTGGTTTGATGAGCATGAAAATTTCAGAAAGGAGCAAAAGTCTGATGATTTACCTGTCCCCTTGGTGGGGCACTCATCTTTATATCTTACATCATGCCATCAAGTGCCTGATACACTTCACATATCAGATAAGAAAAAGAATTGTAGTGCTAACAGTGAACATGTATCTGATGATATATCTGTGCACATGGAGGAACGCTCATCTCTAAGTTTTAAAACATACCATCAAACACCTGATGCAGTTCACAGATCAGATAAGAAGAAGAGTTGCAGTACCAACAATGGAACCACATCTGTACCTAACTTCAACAATTCTTCTTTGAATCTGAAGTCTTGCCTTAGAAAACCTGATTCTCCTCAGGGGAAGGACAAAAGGTGTAAAGTGAGATTCATTATTGAAACATAG
- the LOC135619339 gene encoding large ribosomal subunit protein cL37 alpha-like, whose translation MALLSSAPFSSSCRTLSLPIAPNHSLRLQRNLILQPRPFNGARVSLPSLFMERRLIIVRASSETDGKGESEPEASPSEGSEEAVSVENLPLESKLQLKLEQKLRMKLAKKIRLRRKRLLRKRRMRKKGRWPPSKMKKLKNV comes from the exons ATGGCTCTCCTCTCCTCCGCTCCTTTCTCCTCCTCTTGTCGAACTCTTTCTCTTCCCATTGCACCTAATCACT CCTTGAGATTGCAAAGGAACCTCATCCTTCAACCAAGACCATTCAATGGAGCGAGAGTTTCTTTGCCTTCTCTTTTCATGGAGAGGAGGTTGATAATTGTTCGTGCTTCTTCGGAGACTGATGGGAAGGGGGAAAGTGAACCCGAGGCTTCTCCATCTGAGGGGTCTGAAGAGGCTGTGTCAGTGGAGAATCTTCCTCTAGAGTCGAAGCTGCAGCTGAAACTTGAGCAGAAGCTAAGGATGAAGCTTGCAAAGAAGATAAGGCTCCGGAGGAAGAGGCTATTGCGGAAGCGGAGGATGAGGAAGAAGGGACGCTGGCCACCTTCAAAGATGAAGAAGCTCAaaaatgtatga